In the Dolichospermum flos-aquae CCAP 1403/13F genome, TGCCATTAAAAAACTATTAGAATTGCGCCGTTGGTCTGGTTGGATAAATCCTATTAGCGGTGTATTATTAGTAGGCTTTGGTGTTTTTTCTTTACTTTCTCGGATTCCTATTGGTAGTTTCTAAGCAATGACTTCAGATCAGACAACATCCACAGAATTAAGTTGGTGGTTAATACCGGGGCGTTTTATCCGTCGGGAAGTTTTGCCTGTATTAACTGATTTACGTTTGGCAATTATTCTATTGTTAATTATTGCCTTATTTAGTGTGAGTGGTACGGTAATCGAACAGGGGCAATTGCCTGATTTTTACCAATCTAATTATCCAGAACACCCCGCTTTGTTTGGTTTCCTTTCTTGGAAAGTTATTCAAGTAGTTGGGTTAGATCATGTATATAGAACTTGGTGGTTTTTGAGTTTATTAGTTTTATTTGGAACTAGTTTAACGGCTTGTACTTTTACTCGTCAATTACCAGCCCTCAAAGCTGCTCAAAAGTGGAAATATTACGAAGAACCTCGCAACTTCACAAAATTAGCTTTAAGTGCTGAATTGGAGGGTGTTTCTTTGCCATCAATTACGCCAATTTTGCAGCAAAAAAGTTATCGAATTTTTCAGGAAAAAGATAATATTCTTTATGCCCGCAAAGGTATAATTGGTAAATTGGGACCAATTATTGTCCACATTGGGATTGTCGCTATTTTGCTGGGGGGAATTTGGGGAGCAATGACGGGATTTATGGCTCAAGAAATGATTTCTAGTGGCGATACATTCCAGGTAAAAAATATTGTTGATGCTGGTGCTTGGTCTTCTCAAGATGTGTTGAAAGATTGGTCTGTGCGTGTCAATCGCTTTTGGATTGATTACACACCGACGGGAGGAATTGACCAATTTTATTCAGATATGTCTGTGCTGAATAATGAGGGCAAAGAAGTTAACCATGAGAAGATTTATGTTAACAAACCGCTGCGTTATCAGGGTGTGGTTTTCTATCAAACAGATTGGGGAATTTCCAGCGTTCGGGTGAGATTAAATAAAAGCCCAATTTTCCAATTACCAATGGCACAATTAGATACCAAAGGTAAGGGTAGACTTTGGGGAACTTGGATTCCGACTAAACCAGATTTAAGTGAAGGTGTTTCCCTATTAGCCAAAGATTTGCAAGGCATGGTATTAATTTATGATGCTCAAGGTAAATTAATTAATACTGTGCGGGCAGGAATGTCTATCCCTGTAAATGGGGTAAATTTGCAAATTCTTGATGTCATGGGTAGCACGGGTTTACAAATCAAATTTGATCCTGGTATTCCTATTGTTTATACTGGTTTTGCTTTATTAATGTTAGGTGTGGTGATGAGTTATTTTTCCCATTCTCAAATTTGGGCTTTACAAACAGGCGAAACTTTATATATTGGTGGAAAAACTAACCGCGCTCAAGTTGCATTTGAACAAGAAGTTTTGGAAATTTTAGACCAACTTAGTGCCGTCAAAAAGCCCTAAATTTAAGATCCCCGACTTCTTAGAGAAGTCGGAGATATAAGATTTAATTAAGCTGTGGTGAGCATTTCTGACCGCATTTGTGCAATTAATTTATCTAAATTACCTGTATTTAACCGATAACTTAAAGGGTGAACAATTAACCGGGCTGTACTTTCATACAAAGTCGCAATTTCAATTAAACCATTTTCTTTTAAAGTCTTTCCCGTGGAAACTATATCAACAATTGCTTCTGACATTCCCGTAATTGGACCTAATTCCACAGAACCATACAAAGGGACAATTTCTATCGGTAAATCCAAACTTTGAAAATACTCTCGCGCACAATTTACATATTTAGAAGCAACTCGACCATGAGCAGGTAAATCTAACGGGGATTTGTAGGAACTAGCCGCTTTTACAGCTACAGACATTCGACAATATCCAAATTTTAAATCCACTAATTGGGCGACTTGGGGCTGTTTTTCTCTGAGAACATCGTAGCCGACAATTCCCAATTGTGCTTGACCATATTCTACATAAACAGGCACATCTTGCGCTCGCACTAATAAGGCTTTCGCTTGTCCACTAGCATCAGTAATTTGTAATTGGCGGTTTCCTGATTCTAAGAAAGCACTAAAATCTAATCCTACAGATTGTAATATGCGGAGACTAGGTTCAAGTAGTCCCCCTTTTGGTATTGCAACAGTTAACATTCTTTTTTTTGGTATTCTTAATGTGTTTGCAGTTCACTATATTGAGAATATATCTATATTGCCATTAGCAACAGAATGAAAATTTTATTAGTTGATGATGAAGTTGAGCTAACTGACCCTTTAAGTCGTCTCTTGACCCGTGAAGGTTATAGTGTTGATGCTACTTATGATGGGACAAGTGGCAGTAATTTGGCAGAAATAGGCAGTTATGATTTACTGATTTTAGATTGGATGTTACCGGGAAAAACAGGGTTAGATATTTGTCAGGAATTACGCCGTCAAGGTAAAACAACTCCTGTACTATTTCTCACGGCAAAAGATACCCTAGATGACCGTGTACAAGGTTTGGACGCGGGCGCTGATGATTATTTAGTCAAACCTTTTGAATTGCGGGAATTACTGGCAAGAGTCCGGGCTTTGTTACGTCGTACTGGTACAGAATCTTATAGTAGCACCACAGGAAAGCTAGTTGTAGCCGATTTGGAACTTGATATAGAAAATCAAATAGCTTATCGTCATGGGAGAATCATAGAACTCTCTCAAAAAGAAAGTCAGTTGTTACAATACTTCATGGAAAATGCTGGAAAATTACTGACGCATGGTCAAATTTTGCAGCATTTATGGCAAAATGAGGAACAACCTAATAGTAATGTGATTGCGGCTTTAATTCGTCTGTTGCGTCGCAAGGTAGAAGGAGTGGGTAAAACACCAATGATTCATACTGTTTATGGTAAAGGTTATCGTTTTGGTTCGACTGGAATTGAATAAACCAGGACATAAATGATCACAATTTAATTCTGATTGATATACTAAATCTATCCAGAAATATGAACTACTAACTCTCTCACATTATTCTGTTGACGATGTTCCCAAACATAGATTCCTTGCCATGTTCCTAATACCAAATGACCACGATTAATGGGAATTTGTTCGGAGGTATGGGTTAAAACTGTACGGATATGTCCTGGCATATCGTCTGGTCCTTCAGCATCATGAATGTAATGGTTTCCTTCTGGGACTATTTTGGCCATGAAATTAGCTAAATCAACTAATACATCAGGATCAGCATTTTCTTGAATTACTAAACTAGCTGAGGTGTGACGTAAAAATAAACTACAAAGCCCAGTTTCTATACCAGATTCAGCAACAATAGCTTCAATTTTGGCGGTAATATTGTGAAATGATTTTCCATGGGTGGAAACTCTTAATAGTTTTTGGTAGTGGGTCATAATCCTCATGGTGTAATATCCCCGACTAATTTTTCAATGATATCAATAAATAATGAATCAATGGTAGAAGTAGGGGATCTGAATACTTACAAATAATCTATCACAGCTTTAGCTATTGTTTCATTGCCATTTTTATCAATGATTTTAGTTTGCTTCGGTGGTTGGGGTGACTGATAAAGAAAATCCCAATCTCCCTGAAAAAATTCCGGTACTGTGAGAATTTGATGATGATTGTAATTAGTAATTCCTGCTAACATAAAAGCAGCTTCGGCAAAATCATCACGAGGTATAGTTACTACTGGTACATCTAAAAGGGTGGCTTCTGAAAATGTCCCATAACCAGGTTTAGAAATAATTCTGCCACAAATTGGCATAAAATCTACAGGACGGTATTGACGATTTGTAACTTTAATTAAGTTAGGTAAATCTGGGGCTGAAGCATCAAAAGTAATAAATTGCCAATCGGGAAATTTGTTGATATTTGTATAGGGAATTGCTTGTAAACCTAAACCCCCAAATGTTAGTAAAATTGTTTTTTCTGGAGGTGTACTTATTCCCCAATTGGTGCGTAATTTATCAATAGAAAAATGGGGAAAACCACCAGTTAAGCCTACATCTGTAATGTTGGTAAATGCTGACATAGGTTCATGGAAAGGAAGACGAAATAAAAGGTCGCATTTTCCATACCAATCACTAATCCAATCAGCCATTTCTGTAAATTCTCCTCCCCAATCTCGATAGATAAAATCCCAACCAAAATTACTAATCATCCAACAGGGGATATTTGTAGCTTCAGCAAATCCGGCAGCGAGAAAAGGAATATCTGCCAAAATGAGATTAACGCGATTTTGACGAATAAAATTAACTTCTGAAGCAATTAAGGATTTGTGATTTTTTTTAATTTCTCGTAGTTTTTCCAAAGTTGCTGATTTATCCATTGTCAAACTATCAACTTGAACAACACCTAAATCAAACGCCCGTGGACGTAAAATAAAATCACCTTCCATATAAGATTCCAGCAACCAGCGAGGTGCAGTAGTAACTAGAATTAATAACGCTTCAGGACATAATTTTTGGATAGTGTTAGCTATGGAAGCTGTGCGGGTAGCATGACCAAAACCGTGATTGGTAATTGCTATATATATAATTGGTCTGTCCATGATTTCAAAAGAAAAAGGTTAAAAAGTATTTGTGTAGGTTAGGTTGATGCAAGAAAACCCAACATTAAAAATCATTTGTTTTGTTGGGTTTTCCCCAAAGCCATTGCTCCGCGTTCACGCAGTGTCCCGCAGGGATACGTTCACGTTCCACAACCCAACCTACTTGATATTGCTGCTATTAATTGGTCAATTTCCGACTCTAAAGTTAGATAATGAACACTCACCCGAATGCAATTAGGATTGGCAATTGTTCGTGTTAAGATATTTTCAGACTCTAGAGATTGCACCAATTTAAAACTAGGTTGATTAGTTACTTGAAAAGAAACTAATCCACTTTCTGGAGGTGAATTCTTTAAACATTTGACATTAGCTAAAGAGTTTAATTTTTGCCAAAGATAATTACTATTTTGGCAAATTTGCTCATATCGTTCCTGTGCTGTTCCCCATTGTTCATGAATTGTAATTGCTTGCTTTAAACCCACATATAATGAAGTTGGTAAAGTGGATACTTCATATCTGCGTCCATCTGGTTGCCAACCCGTCGGTTGGGCTTGATTATTAGTAATTATCCCACTCAAACCAATAAAGGTAGGGTGCAAACTTTCCCTCGTTTCAGGACGCACATATAAACCACCCACACCCGCAGGACCGCATAACCATTTGTGACCAGTAAAGGCATAAAAATCTACCCCCAAAGCAGTTAAATCTAAAGGAATCACACCCACTGATTGAGCCGCATCTATCAATAACAGCGAATTATTACTTCTGCATACTTCGACAATCTTATCAATAGGTAAAACTTGACCAGTATTCCACAAAACATGACTTAAAACTACTAAGCGAGTTTTGGGACGGAGATTTTCAGCAATAATACTGATAGGATCACCTTCATTTAAAGTAGCCATTAAGGGACAAATGGTAACTTCTACCCCAAACCTGCGGGCAATTTCCTGGGCTGTAGCAATTACTCCAGGGTGTTCGCAGTCGGAAAGAAGCAGATGATCACCTGCGTGCCAATCAATCCCCCACATCGCAATATTACAACCTATCGTGACATTACCTGTGAGAGTAATTGTGTCACTTGGTACATTTAATGTAGATGCAATGGCTTCCCGACTGGCTTGTATTTGCGGTGCAATCCAACTATACGCCTCACTCCCAAAAGGACCTATACTTTGAATATGTGCCTGAGATTGGCTAATAGCATCCATAGCCCCTTGAGGCATTGTCCCCTGTCCTCCGTAGTTAAAATAAATTTTATTACTTAAAGCGGGAAATTGTGAGCGATGATGATGTAGGTTATTCATAAAATAGGTTTGCGGTTTTTGATCTAATCTATTGATATATACTTTTATCAACAATTAATCAACATTAACTTTTACATCAAAAACTATGAATTGGTGGCAACGACTCAACAAAAACCCTCTAGCACGAACTGGGGCAATTGTCCTCTTCTCTTTGTATTTAGCAGTGATTGGTGCTGATTTTATCGCTCCTTATAACCCTTATGATTCACAACCGAACGGTTCACTACTTCCACCGACTCAGATTCATTGGGTATCTCAATCAGGGCAGTTTATTGGACCCCACGTATATCCTACAACACAAGGCGATACTAACTTAGAAACCGGGGAAAGAAAAATAATTATAGATCAGACAAAACCTTCACAATTACGATTATTTGTGACTGGGACAAAATATCAATTATTTAACTTGAGTATTTCCCTACCTCCAAAATGGCAGGAAGTCACAATTATCCCTGGTATTTCTTTAAATTGGCATTTGTTTGGTGTTATTGGTGACGCAAAATTGAATATTTTGGGAACAGATGAACAAGGACGCGACCAATTTAGTCGCTTGTTACATGGTGGTCGAATTAGTATGTTTATTGGTATTTTCGGGATTATCATTACCTATCCATTGGCATTGCTTATTGGTGGTATTTCCGGCTATTTTGGCGGAATAATTGATAGTATCATCATGCGTTTAGCAGAAGTCTTGATGACCTTTCCGAGTATTTATTTATTAGTAGCATTATCAAGTATTTTGAGTCCAAAATTAACCAGCACTCAGCGATTTTTATTAATCATTATCATCACTTCTGTAATTAGTTGGGCAGGTTTAGCGAGGATAATTCGCGGACAGGTATTATCAATCAAAGAACTCGAATTTGTGCAAGCAGCAAAGGTAATGGGTGGTAATCCTATTTATATTATTGTTCGTCATGTTTTACCACAAACTGCAACTTACATTATTATTTCTGCTACTTTAACAATTCCTAGTTTTATTGGAGCAGAAGCAGTATTAAGTCTAATTGGTTTAGGTATTCAACAACCAGATCCTTCTTGGGGAAATATGCTTTCTTTAGCTAGTAATGCTTCTATTTTAGTGTTACAACCTTGGCTAATTCTACCACCAGCAATTCTAATTATTATCACCGTTTTGTCATTTAATGTATTAGGTGATGGCTTACGTGACGCTCTTGACCCTCGTAGTGTGCAAAGGTAATTTATGAACAAGCGATCGCAATTATTTTATCTTGATAGTGCGATCGCAAACTCTCTTTTTTTAGATGGAAATTTCAGAGCAATCAAGGAGAATATGATAGACAGTGATTGGACTTCCTGTGGAGCGATCATGTTGACTCACCAACTCATTGGGTAAAGAAGCAATAACCTCAACTTGTGTCAATTCTTTTATTATAGAAAGGCCATTGTTAGATTCAGTAAATTTTCTAGTAAGTTCTCCAATCCAATATTCATAATTATCACTTTGAATGTAGCCAATCATAGCCGCCTCTGGATACTGAGTAGCATAAGCAGTTCCAAATATAAATTGTTGTAATCCTTCTTTATCTGTGTATTTACTTATGGGATATCCCCGTTTACGCAAACGCTTTGCTTCAAAAATATACTTTTTACGTGGTTTACCCCTAGTGCATTCAACTACAAGATCAACCCTACGTCTAGATTTTCCAGTACGTCCTTCTCCTACTACTGGTTGATCTTCTGCTATAGAGTAGCGTACAAATCTAGGTGGTGTATCAGGATCACCAAGTCTTTTGTCTATTTTCTCAGCTATAAAACCTGTAATATCTGTTTCTTCTAATGTAGGTTTAATAATCGGTCGAGCATCTTCATAACCCCAAGCAAGTAGCTGATGTGCATTTCTACGAAAAGATGGATCATAAGCAACAATTAAATCTACATCAGGACTGCTTTTTGACATTAATTTATTGCTCCATTATCATAAATTTTTATCCCTGAGAGAAAGTATTTCAGCAATAATATCATCAGAATCATTTAACGCTTGTGTTTTTGTCCAATCAATCAAGCGTGGAGTTTTACAAATATGAATTTTTGAACCATCTATTATAGATATACCGCGTTGAATATAAACCCATTGACTAAACTGCTGTTTCAGCTTTGGAGTGATTGTTTCTAAGAAAGATGAGAAACTTTCATTGGCTTGTTCAATAGTAACGGTTATAGGTTTATCTGATTTTTTGATTCCGACCGTACAAATAATCATTTCATTGGAAAGAACAATTGAAATCTGATGATGGAGAGCAGGATCATCCACAAAATCATCTAATTCATTTACCAAACATTGACCATAATCTGTTATGGCTTCTTGGCTAGGCTTTTCAGTCGCTGAATTAACTGCTTTACCATTATTCAGCTTAAATCGAACCTGCCAAAAATCTCTTGCTAAAATGCTTATATCATTAGGAATTTTAATTATTTTCTCTAATTCTTTATCAAGCTTTTCTTGCAGTAGCATATCAACATTTTCTGGCACTGATAAAGATTCTTGATAAAAAGCCATTTCAGAAGAAGCTAGTTCTTTCTGAAGTCGAGATAATTCTCTAATTTGGTCTGAGGATAAATTAGGGATAGGAATATTTTTGATATCTTTATGGCTAATAAAACTTCTGGCGATACCCCATGATGAACTTTGAAAGAATAAGTAGTATTTGCTGATACTAGAACTCAGAAAAACTGAAAGAGCGCGTAATAAATCAGCATCTGATTTACTTCCAGATAAACCAACTTTAGGATGGGGAATGACAAAATTAATATCACTATAGATAAAGTAGTTAGGAGATAGAATTAAATGTGGAGCATAGGCAACGGTTAAGCCTATTATTCTACCTTTTCTTATAAAATACTTTTCCGGTGGAAT is a window encoding:
- a CDS encoding ABC transporter permease; translation: MNWWQRLNKNPLARTGAIVLFSLYLAVIGADFIAPYNPYDSQPNGSLLPPTQIHWVSQSGQFIGPHVYPTTQGDTNLETGERKIIIDQTKPSQLRLFVTGTKYQLFNLSISLPPKWQEVTIIPGISLNWHLFGVIGDAKLNILGTDEQGRDQFSRLLHGGRISMFIGIFGIIITYPLALLIGGISGYFGGIIDSIIMRLAEVLMTFPSIYLLVALSSILSPKLTSTQRFLLIIIITSVISWAGLARIIRGQVLSIKELEFVQAAKVMGGNPIYIIVRHVLPQTATYIIISATLTIPSFIGAEAVLSLIGLGIQQPDPSWGNMLSLASNASILVLQPWLILPPAILIIITVLSFNVLGDGLRDALDPRSVQR
- the hisG gene encoding ATP phosphoribosyltransferase: MLTVAIPKGGLLEPSLRILQSVGLDFSAFLESGNRQLQITDASGQAKALLVRAQDVPVYVEYGQAQLGIVGYDVLREKQPQVAQLVDLKFGYCRMSVAVKAASSYKSPLDLPAHGRVASKYVNCAREYFQSLDLPIEIVPLYGSVELGPITGMSEAIVDIVSTGKTLKENGLIEIATLYESTARLIVHPLSYRLNTGNLDKLIAQMRSEMLTTA
- the rppA gene encoding two-component system response regulator RppA, whose protein sequence is MKILLVDDEVELTDPLSRLLTREGYSVDATYDGTSGSNLAEIGSYDLLILDWMLPGKTGLDICQELRRQGKTTPVLFLTAKDTLDDRVQGLDAGADDYLVKPFELRELLARVRALLRRTGTESYSSTTGKLVVADLELDIENQIAYRHGRIIELSQKESQLLQYFMENAGKLLTHGQILQHLWQNEEQPNSNVIAALIRLLRRKVEGVGKTPMIHTVYGKGYRFGSTGIE
- a CDS encoding aminotransferase class V-fold PLP-dependent enzyme — encoded protein: MNNLHHHRSQFPALSNKIYFNYGGQGTMPQGAMDAISQSQAHIQSIGPFGSEAYSWIAPQIQASREAIASTLNVPSDTITLTGNVTIGCNIAMWGIDWHAGDHLLLSDCEHPGVIATAQEIARRFGVEVTICPLMATLNEGDPISIIAENLRPKTRLVVLSHVLWNTGQVLPIDKIVEVCRSNNSLLLIDAAQSVGVIPLDLTALGVDFYAFTGHKWLCGPAGVGGLYVRPETRESLHPTFIGLSGIITNNQAQPTGWQPDGRRYEVSTLPTSLYVGLKQAITIHEQWGTAQERYEQICQNSNYLWQKLNSLANVKCLKNSPPESGLVSFQVTNQPSFKLVQSLESENILTRTIANPNCIRVSVHYLTLESEIDQLIAAISSRLGCGT
- a CDS encoding secondary thiamine-phosphate synthase enzyme YjbQ, with amino-acid sequence MTHYQKLLRVSTHGKSFHNITAKIEAIVAESGIETGLCSLFLRHTSASLVIQENADPDVLVDLANFMAKIVPEGNHYIHDAEGPDDMPGHIRTVLTHTSEQIPINRGHLVLGTWQGIYVWEHRQQNNVRELVVHISG
- a CDS encoding glycosyl transferase, which codes for MDRPIIYIAITNHGFGHATRTASIANTIQKLCPEALLILVTTAPRWLLESYMEGDFILRPRAFDLGVVQVDSLTMDKSATLEKLREIKKNHKSLIASEVNFIRQNRVNLILADIPFLAAGFAEATNIPCWMISNFGWDFIYRDWGGEFTEMADWISDWYGKCDLLFRLPFHEPMSAFTNITDVGLTGGFPHFSIDKLRTNWGISTPPEKTILLTFGGLGLQAIPYTNINKFPDWQFITFDASAPDLPNLIKVTNRQYRPVDFMPICGRIISKPGYGTFSEATLLDVPVVTIPRDDFAEAAFMLAGITNYNHHQILTVPEFFQGDWDFLYQSPQPPKQTKIIDKNGNETIAKAVIDYL
- a CDS encoding cytochrome c biogenesis protein, with translation MTSDQTTSTELSWWLIPGRFIRREVLPVLTDLRLAIILLLIIALFSVSGTVIEQGQLPDFYQSNYPEHPALFGFLSWKVIQVVGLDHVYRTWWFLSLLVLFGTSLTACTFTRQLPALKAAQKWKYYEEPRNFTKLALSAELEGVSLPSITPILQQKSYRIFQEKDNILYARKGIIGKLGPIIVHIGIVAILLGGIWGAMTGFMAQEMISSGDTFQVKNIVDAGAWSSQDVLKDWSVRVNRFWIDYTPTGGIDQFYSDMSVLNNEGKEVNHEKIYVNKPLRYQGVVFYQTDWGISSVRVRLNKSPIFQLPMAQLDTKGKGRLWGTWIPTKPDLSEGVSLLAKDLQGMVLIYDAQGKLINTVRAGMSIPVNGVNLQILDVMGSTGLQIKFDPGIPIVYTGFALLMLGVVMSYFSHSQIWALQTGETLYIGGKTNRAQVAFEQEVLEILDQLSAVKKP